A region of Micromonospora sp. WMMD882 DNA encodes the following proteins:
- the asnB gene encoding asparagine synthase (glutamine-hydrolyzing) → MCGITGWIDFGRDLRAERAVISSMTATMSCRGPDAEGAWIGRHAALGHRRLAVIDLAGGAQPMADDPDREPAAVVSYSGEVYNFRELRDELTARGHRFRTRSDTEVVLRGYLEWGEGLAARLVGMFAFAVWDDRDQRLVLVRDRLGVKPLYYHPTAQGLLFGSEPKAILAHPAVRARLGALGLRELMTWANTPGQAIFEGMRSVLPGHVLRFDRTGTVETAYWRLPATAHRDDRATTVETVRELLRRAVAGQTVADVPLCSLLSGGLDSSAVTAYAAEALAERAEGPLRSFAVGFAQPGRPGQDPAEDASFAAKLAASVGTAHETITLNAADLTDPATRLAVLRARDLPLGLADMDTSLYLLFRAVRGHSTVALSGEGSDELFGGYPWFHDPGATTAETFPWMYHSTPTTVSGPSFLDPDLPRRLALDTYRADRYAEAVREAPVLDDEDEVDARMRRVSYLFLTRFLPMLLERKDRMSMAVGLEVRVPFCDHRLVEYVFNVPWSTKSFDGREKSLLRAAVAATVPSFVLERRKTPYPAIVDPAYDRAMRQKLGDLMADPNAPVRSLMEETSARAAYALVEQADPSELQFLRLGFESLLRINDWMREYRVELL, encoded by the coding sequence ATGTGTGGAATCACCGGATGGATCGACTTCGGGCGCGACCTGCGCGCGGAACGCGCCGTCATCTCGTCGATGACTGCCACGATGTCCTGCCGAGGGCCGGACGCCGAGGGCGCCTGGATCGGCCGGCACGCCGCCCTCGGGCACCGACGGCTCGCCGTCATCGACCTGGCGGGCGGCGCGCAGCCCATGGCCGACGACCCGGACCGCGAGCCGGCGGCGGTCGTCAGCTACAGCGGCGAGGTCTACAACTTCCGGGAGCTGCGCGACGAGCTCACCGCCCGTGGGCACCGGTTCCGTACCCGCAGCGACACCGAGGTCGTCCTCCGGGGCTACCTGGAGTGGGGCGAGGGGCTGGCGGCCCGGCTGGTCGGCATGTTCGCGTTCGCCGTCTGGGACGACCGCGACCAGCGGCTGGTCCTCGTCCGGGACCGGCTGGGGGTCAAGCCGCTCTACTATCATCCCACCGCCCAGGGTCTGCTCTTCGGCTCCGAGCCGAAGGCCATCCTCGCCCACCCCGCGGTCCGCGCCCGGCTCGGCGCCCTCGGGCTGCGGGAACTCATGACCTGGGCGAACACGCCCGGCCAGGCGATCTTCGAGGGGATGCGGTCGGTCCTGCCCGGGCACGTGCTGCGGTTCGACCGGACGGGCACGGTGGAGACCGCCTACTGGCGTCTGCCCGCGACGGCGCACCGCGACGACCGGGCGACCACCGTCGAGACGGTGCGGGAGTTGCTGAGGCGGGCCGTCGCGGGGCAGACGGTGGCGGACGTGCCGCTCTGTTCGCTGCTGTCCGGCGGACTCGACTCCAGCGCCGTCACCGCGTACGCGGCGGAGGCGCTGGCCGAGCGCGCCGAGGGCCCGCTGCGCTCCTTCGCCGTCGGTTTCGCCCAGCCCGGTCGGCCGGGCCAGGACCCCGCCGAGGATGCGTCGTTCGCCGCCAAGCTGGCCGCCTCCGTCGGAACCGCCCACGAGACGATCACCCTCAACGCCGCCGACCTGACCGACCCGGCGACCCGGCTCGCCGTGCTCCGCGCCCGCGACCTGCCGCTCGGGCTGGCCGACATGGACACCTCGCTCTACCTGCTGTTCCGGGCGGTACGCGGGCATTCGACCGTCGCCCTGTCCGGTGAGGGCTCGGACGAGCTCTTCGGCGGCTACCCGTGGTTCCACGACCCCGGCGCCACGACCGCGGAGACGTTCCCCTGGATGTACCACAGCACGCCCACCACCGTGAGCGGCCCGTCGTTCCTCGACCCCGACCTGCCCCGCCGGCTGGCGCTCGACACCTACCGGGCCGACCGGTACGCCGAGGCGGTACGCGAGGCGCCGGTGCTCGACGACGAGGACGAGGTCGACGCGCGCATGCGCCGGGTGTCCTACCTGTTCCTCACCCGGTTCCTGCCCATGCTGCTGGAGCGCAAGGACCGGATGAGCATGGCGGTCGGCCTGGAGGTCCGGGTGCCGTTCTGCGACCATCGGCTCGTCGAGTACGTGTTCAACGTGCCCTGGTCGACGAAGTCCTTCGACGGGCGGGAGAAGAGCCTGCTCCGGGCCGCGGTGGCCGCAACGGTGCCGAGCTTCGTGCTGGAACGCCGGAAGACCCCGTACCCGGCGATCGTGGATCCGGCCTACGACCGGGCGATGCGGCAGAAGCTCGGTGACCTGATGGCGGATCCGAACGCGCCGGTCCGGTCCCTGATGGAGGAGACCAGCGCCCGAGCGGCCTACGCCCTGGTCGAGCAGGCGGATCCGAGCGAGCTCCAGTTCCTCCGCCTGGGCTTCGAGTCCCTGCTGCGGATCAACGACTGGATGCGCGAATACCGCGTCGAGCTGCTCTGA
- a CDS encoding alpha/beta fold hydrolase, with amino-acid sequence MTRARFWKFDGTQATISVRTWDHEDPRYVAIVAHGYPEHAGRYGEVADRLVAHGAAVYAPDHLGFGLSEGERACVKDLEDIVTDVRTVAGRALAEHPGKPQIVIGHSVGGLIATRYAQRFPDALAALVLVAPVLGTWQTATMLLSFDELPTQAYDIGPMLSRDNQVGEDFNDDLLVWHGPFLRATLEAIARALTTANDAGDLGALPTLWLHGDADSLTRLEDTRTGIELIGGEELHQRRYRGAYHDLFHETNREQVFRDVTGFIDQAVPRG; translated from the coding sequence ATGACCCGGGCCCGGTTCTGGAAGTTCGACGGCACGCAGGCGACGATCTCGGTGCGGACGTGGGACCACGAGGATCCGCGTTACGTGGCCATCGTGGCGCACGGCTATCCGGAGCACGCCGGCCGCTACGGCGAGGTCGCCGACCGGCTCGTCGCGCACGGTGCCGCGGTGTACGCCCCCGACCATCTGGGTTTCGGGCTCTCCGAGGGTGAGCGGGCGTGTGTCAAGGACCTTGAGGACATCGTCACGGACGTCCGGACCGTGGCCGGGCGGGCGCTCGCCGAGCACCCCGGAAAGCCGCAGATCGTCATCGGCCACTCGGTGGGTGGCCTGATCGCCACCCGGTACGCCCAGCGTTTCCCGGACGCCCTGGCGGCTCTCGTGCTCGTGGCGCCGGTGCTCGGCACCTGGCAGACCGCGACGATGCTGCTCTCGTTCGACGAGCTCCCGACGCAGGCGTACGACATCGGGCCGATGCTGTCCCGGGACAACCAGGTGGGTGAGGACTTCAACGACGACCTGCTGGTGTGGCACGGGCCGTTCCTTCGGGCGACGCTGGAGGCCATCGCCCGGGCGTTGACGACGGCCAACGACGCGGGCGACCTCGGCGCGCTGCCGACGCTGTGGTTGCACGGTGACGCGGACAGCCTGACCCGCCTGGAGGACACCCGGACGGGCATCGAGCTGATCGGCGGCGAGGAACTGCACCAGCGGCGCTACCGCGGGGCCTACCACGACCTGTTCCACGAGACGAACCGGGAGCAGGTCTTTCGCGACGTGACCGGCTTCATCGACCAGGCCGTTCCCCGGGGCTGA
- the nshR gene encoding NshR/TsnR family 23S rRNA methyltransferase, giving the protein MTDLDVISERSDPAVQRIVDVAKNSRSVVRTALIEDPEPLVQCIRSGLEFIEVYGIEGSPLPTDLLEECGKRGITIRLIEPSIVNQIFKAAAEKRPKVFGIARVPRPCDFRDLDRLTGDLVVLDGVKIVGNIGAIVRTSFGLGAAGIVLVESDLAGIADRRLVRASRGYVFSLPVVLASREQAVRYFRDNDMPLVSFGADGATGVDYLNTVDERLALMFGSEKVGASRGLEDVAAGSVRIPLNPSAESLNVSVSAGIALYERIHWNLPDGRSGVR; this is encoded by the coding sequence ATGACTGACCTTGATGTCATTTCCGAGCGGTCCGATCCCGCCGTTCAGCGAATTGTCGACGTGGCCAAGAATTCAAGGTCGGTCGTGCGTACGGCGTTGATCGAAGACCCGGAGCCGCTGGTGCAGTGCATTCGTTCGGGGCTGGAATTCATCGAGGTGTACGGCATCGAGGGCAGTCCGTTGCCGACTGATCTTCTGGAAGAATGCGGGAAGCGCGGAATCACGATCCGTCTGATCGAGCCGTCGATCGTCAACCAGATCTTCAAGGCGGCGGCGGAGAAACGACCGAAGGTGTTCGGTATCGCCCGGGTTCCGCGGCCGTGCGATTTCCGTGACCTGGACCGGCTGACCGGTGACCTGGTGGTCCTCGACGGGGTGAAGATCGTCGGCAACATCGGCGCCATCGTGCGGACGTCCTTCGGCCTCGGCGCCGCCGGTATCGTCCTGGTGGAGAGCGATCTCGCCGGCATCGCGGATCGTCGCCTGGTCAGGGCGAGCCGTGGCTACGTCTTCTCGCTGCCGGTGGTCCTCGCGTCGCGCGAGCAGGCCGTCCGGTATTTCCGGGACAACGACATGCCCCTGGTGTCGTTCGGCGCCGACGGCGCGACCGGTGTCGACTACCTCAATACCGTCGACGAGCGGCTCGCGCTGATGTTCGGCAGTGAGAAGGTCGGCGCGTCACGCGGTCTGGAGGACGTCGCCGCCGGGTCGGTGCGGATTCCCCTCAACCCTTCGGCCGAATCGCTGAACGTCTCGGTTTCCGCCGGGATCGCGCTCTACGAGCGGATCCACTGGAATCTTCCCGACGGTCGAAGTGGCGTGCGGTAG
- a CDS encoding aminoglycoside phosphotransferase family protein — protein sequence MSRTVILALVDAVGAPLGALPPFDVPSPWWQEVAPVVAGARRRYGVDVTVLRLVGGDGPGAVGGTVTYLGQVDELPATRLVPARVDLSADPLRAPYAEPGGPARSLAWAAEELRRIGRPIETVTQQRTWNLSAVWRLDGPGGTAWLKQVPVFFRHEAAVLRWLDRVTPGRTPTLLAEDGDGRMLLDHVPGEDRYGAPVEERLTMAADFHPVQERAVPDVAELVAAGVPDLRGQTLTGWIRSRLAGYDTSVAGELLAGLTRRLDGVRACGLPDTLAHGDLHPGNVRAHAGRNVFIDWGDSFVGHPAFDVLRLTEGLDAASARPVLEQWCARWRAAVPGCAPERAVELLRPVTALRMAAGYAMFLDGIAASERVYHATDVDGCLRRAAGVATGPA from the coding sequence GTGTCCCGCACCGTGATCCTCGCCCTGGTCGACGCCGTCGGCGCGCCGCTGGGCGCGTTGCCGCCGTTCGACGTGCCGTCACCCTGGTGGCAGGAGGTCGCCCCCGTCGTGGCCGGGGCCCGTCGACGGTACGGCGTCGATGTCACGGTCCTGCGGCTGGTCGGCGGGGACGGGCCCGGCGCTGTCGGCGGTACGGTGACGTACCTGGGACAGGTCGACGAGCTGCCCGCGACGCGGCTCGTCCCGGCGCGGGTGGACCTGTCGGCGGATCCGCTGCGCGCCCCCTACGCCGAGCCCGGCGGCCCGGCGCGCAGCCTCGCCTGGGCGGCGGAGGAGCTGCGACGGATCGGCCGGCCGATCGAGACCGTCACCCAGCAGCGCACCTGGAACCTGTCGGCGGTGTGGCGGCTCGACGGACCGGGCGGGACGGCCTGGTTGAAGCAGGTGCCGGTGTTCTTCCGGCACGAGGCCGCCGTGCTGCGCTGGCTCGACCGGGTGACGCCGGGGAGGACCCCGACGCTGCTCGCCGAGGACGGCGACGGTCGGATGCTGCTCGACCACGTGCCGGGCGAGGACCGCTACGGGGCTCCCGTCGAGGAGCGGCTGACGATGGCGGCCGACTTCCATCCGGTACAGGAGCGAGCGGTCCCGGACGTGGCGGAGCTGGTCGCGGCGGGTGTGCCGGACCTGCGGGGGCAAACGCTCACCGGGTGGATCCGTTCCCGGCTGGCCGGGTACGACACCTCGGTGGCGGGGGAGCTGTTGGCGGGGCTGACGCGGCGGCTCGACGGGGTACGCGCGTGCGGGCTGCCGGACACCCTGGCGCACGGGGATCTGCACCCCGGCAACGTGCGCGCCCACGCGGGACGCAACGTGTTCATCGACTGGGGTGACTCTTTCGTGGGGCACCCGGCGTTCGACGTGCTGCGACTGACCGAGGGGCTCGACGCGGCGTCGGCGCGGCCGGTCCTCGAGCAGTGGTGCGCGCGGTGGCGGGCCGCCGTGCCGGGGTGCGCTCCGGAGCGCGCCGTCGAGCTGCTGCGGCCGGTGACGGCCCTGCGGATGGCCGCCGGGTACGCGATGTTCCTCGACGGGATCGCCGCCAGCGAGCGGGTGTACCACGCGACGGACGTCGACGGCTGTCTCAGGCGGGCGGCCGGGGTCGCGACCGGGCCGGCGTGA
- a CDS encoding YqgE/AlgH family protein, which translates to MQGEGQAIGGRAMASMTGQLLVATPALKDPNFDRTVVLLVAHEPGGALGVVLNRATEVPVADVLGDWSALARDPAVLFEGGPVQPDSAICLARMRQPVRRLRGFHQVLGAVGTIDLSVDPERLRESISGIRVFAGYSGWGAGQLEREIEEGSWFVLDALPGDAFVDRPDDLWPMVLRRQGGMMAAVAHFPPDVALN; encoded by the coding sequence ATGCAGGGAGAGGGACAGGCGATCGGCGGTCGTGCGATGGCCTCGATGACCGGGCAACTGTTGGTCGCGACCCCGGCGCTGAAGGATCCCAACTTCGACCGTACGGTCGTGCTGCTGGTGGCCCACGAGCCGGGTGGCGCGCTCGGCGTGGTGCTGAACCGGGCCACCGAGGTGCCCGTCGCCGACGTGCTCGGAGACTGGAGCGCCCTGGCCCGGGATCCGGCCGTGCTCTTCGAGGGTGGCCCGGTGCAGCCCGACTCGGCGATCTGCCTGGCCCGGATGCGGCAACCGGTGCGCCGCCTGCGGGGCTTCCACCAGGTCCTCGGCGCGGTCGGCACGATCGACCTCTCGGTGGACCCGGAACGGCTGCGGGAGAGCATCTCCGGTATCCGGGTCTTCGCCGGCTACTCGGGCTGGGGCGCGGGTCAGTTGGAGCGGGAGATCGAGGAGGGCTCCTGGTTCGTCCTGGACGCCCTGCCGGGGGACGCGTTCGTCGACCGTCCCGACGATCTGTGGCCGATGGTGCTGCGTCGGCAGGGCGGGATGATGGCCGCGGTCGCCCACTTCCCGCCGGACGTAGCCCTGAACTGA
- a CDS encoding S-methyl-5'-thioadenosine phosphorylase, translating to MDSTAEIAVIGGSGLYALLDNAVEHQVDTPYGPPSDPITVAEVGDRRVAFLPRHGKTHQHPPHRIPYRANLWALRSLGVRRILAPCAVGGLRPDLGPGTFVVPDQLIDRTSGREQTYYDRGAVHVSFADPYCPAGRRTLLDAAAGRGVPAVDGGTVVVVEGPRFSTRAESRWFTTIGGTVVNMTGHPEAVLARELALCYSPIALVTDLDAGVDGGHAVTQDEVFRVFAENTNLLRAILLDALAALPAERDCPCGSALDGISLPVPLP from the coding sequence ATGGATTCGACGGCGGAGATCGCGGTCATCGGCGGATCGGGCCTGTACGCCTTGCTGGACAACGCCGTCGAGCACCAGGTGGACACTCCGTACGGACCACCATCGGACCCGATCACGGTCGCCGAGGTGGGAGACCGCCGGGTGGCGTTCCTGCCCCGGCACGGCAAGACCCACCAGCACCCGCCACACCGGATCCCCTACCGGGCCAACCTGTGGGCGCTGCGGTCGCTCGGCGTACGACGGATCCTGGCGCCCTGCGCGGTCGGTGGGCTCCGCCCCGACCTGGGCCCGGGCACCTTCGTGGTGCCCGACCAGTTGATCGACCGGACCAGCGGCCGGGAGCAGACCTACTACGACCGGGGCGCGGTGCACGTCTCCTTCGCCGACCCGTACTGCCCCGCCGGTCGACGTACCCTGTTGGACGCGGCGGCCGGCCGGGGCGTCCCGGCGGTGGACGGCGGCACGGTCGTGGTGGTCGAGGGCCCGCGCTTCTCCACCCGGGCCGAGTCCCGCTGGTTCACCACGATCGGCGGGACGGTGGTCAACATGACCGGCCACCCGGAGGCCGTCCTCGCCCGCGAGCTGGCCCTGTGCTACAGCCCGATCGCGCTCGTCACCGACCTGGACGCCGGCGTCGACGGCGGGCACGCCGTCACCCAGGACGAGGTCTTCCGGGTCTTCGCGGAGAACACCAACCTGCTGCGGGCCATCCTGCTGGACGCGCTGGCGGCGCTGCCGGCCGAGCGGGACTGCCCCTGCGGCAGCGCCCTGGACGGCATCTCGCTCCCCGTCCCCCTCCCCTGA
- the mdlC gene encoding benzoylformate decarboxylase, whose translation MATVRDTTYDLLRALGMTTVFGNPGSTEQPFLQDFPADFHYVHALQEASAVAMADGYAQATGRPAHVNLHTAPGTGNGMGNLVTAWHNRTPLVVTAGQQTRRMLLLEARLASPRAVELVRPYVKWGHEPVRAQDVPAALMRAYATAVQPPAGPVFLSLPLDDWHQPADPPPPVRTVATRVAPDPARLREFATILAAGTSPALVFGPAVDRSDGWPAAVALAERLGCPVWSAPAPERIGFPEDHPQFQGVLPYAIGPLAEKLRGHDVVLVVGAPVFRYYPYVPGEYLPPGTRLLHVTEDPDEAARAPVGDSLLGDVRLAAEALETQLRRLPPAQPTRPDQAAPSDQAAPPGQGLPPEQAAPPEQGFRSGRPEPPPEVGRPLSPDAFFAAIAAHWPPDGVLVQESPSNLPALRRRFRIRRPASYFTMASGGLGFGLPAAVGIALAERHTGRGRPVVAVIGDGSFHYSVQALWTAAQWRLPLVVLVPVNQQYAILKAFAEHKRTPGVPGLDLPGVDLTAIAVGYGCAAVVADTPDEIGAALAAGLAADRPTVVPVPISTDVPPLL comes from the coding sequence ATGGCGACGGTCCGCGACACCACCTACGACCTGCTCCGTGCCCTGGGCATGACCACCGTCTTCGGCAACCCCGGCTCCACCGAGCAGCCCTTCCTCCAGGACTTCCCGGCGGACTTCCACTACGTGCACGCCCTCCAGGAGGCGTCCGCGGTGGCGATGGCCGACGGGTACGCCCAGGCCACCGGCCGCCCGGCGCACGTCAACCTGCACACCGCGCCCGGGACCGGCAACGGCATGGGCAACCTGGTCACCGCCTGGCACAACCGCACCCCGCTGGTCGTCACCGCCGGTCAGCAGACCCGCCGGATGCTGCTGCTGGAAGCCCGCCTGGCCAGCCCCCGGGCGGTGGAGCTGGTGCGGCCGTACGTCAAGTGGGGCCACGAGCCGGTCCGCGCGCAGGACGTCCCGGCGGCGCTGATGCGGGCGTACGCCACGGCGGTGCAGCCGCCGGCCGGGCCGGTCTTCCTCTCCCTGCCGCTGGACGACTGGCACCAGCCGGCCGACCCGCCGCCGCCGGTGCGGACGGTGGCCACCCGCGTCGCCCCCGATCCGGCCCGGCTACGGGAGTTCGCCACGATCCTCGCCGCCGGCACGTCACCGGCGCTGGTGTTCGGCCCGGCGGTGGACCGGTCGGACGGCTGGCCGGCGGCGGTCGCCCTGGCCGAACGGCTGGGCTGCCCGGTGTGGTCCGCCCCCGCTCCGGAGCGGATCGGCTTCCCCGAGGACCACCCGCAGTTCCAGGGGGTGCTGCCGTACGCCATCGGCCCGCTCGCCGAGAAGTTGCGCGGTCACGACGTGGTGCTGGTGGTGGGCGCGCCGGTGTTCCGCTACTACCCGTACGTGCCGGGCGAGTACCTGCCGCCGGGCACCCGGCTGCTGCACGTCACCGAGGACCCGGACGAGGCGGCCCGCGCGCCGGTCGGCGACAGTCTGCTCGGCGACGTCCGGCTCGCCGCCGAGGCGCTGGAGACCCAGCTCCGGCGCCTGCCGCCCGCCCAGCCCACGCGGCCGGATCAGGCCGCACCGTCGGATCAGGCCGCACCGCCGGGGCAGGGACTACCGCCGGAGCAGGCCGCGCCGCCGGAGCAGGGGTTTCGGTCGGGGCGACCGGAGCCGCCGCCGGAGGTCGGCAGGCCGTTGAGCCCGGACGCGTTCTTCGCCGCGATCGCCGCCCACTGGCCGCCCGACGGGGTGCTCGTGCAGGAGTCCCCGTCCAATCTGCCCGCCCTGCGCCGCCGGTTCCGGATCCGCCGCCCGGCCTCGTACTTCACCATGGCCAGCGGCGGGTTGGGTTTCGGGCTGCCCGCCGCGGTCGGCATCGCCCTCGCCGAGCGGCACACCGGGCGGGGCCGGCCGGTGGTCGCGGTGATCGGCGACGGGTCGTTCCACTACTCCGTCCAGGCCCTGTGGACGGCCGCGCAGTGGCGGCTGCCGCTGGTGGTGCTGGTGCCGGTGAACCAGCAGTACGCCATCCTCAAGGCGTTCGCCGAGCACAAGCGGACCCCGGGAGTGCCGGGGCTGGACCTGCCCGGGGTGGATCTCACCGCCATCGCCGTCGGCTACGGCTGTGCGGCGGTGGTGGCCGACACCCCGGACGAGATCGGCGCGGCGCTCGCCGCCGGTCTGGCCGCCGACCGTCCCACAGTCGTCCCGGTGCCGATCAGCACCGACGTCCCGCCCCTGCTCTGA
- the smpB gene encoding SsrA-binding protein SmpB, producing MPREKGRKVVASNRRARHDYAILDTYEAGMALTGTEVKSLRAGRASLVDAFAQERDGELYLHGMHIPEYVQGTWTNHEPRRTRKLLLKRLEIDRLIGKTRESGLTMVPLQVYFSDGWAKVEIGLAKGKKAYDKRQDLAKRDADREIARAVGRRGKGRDD from the coding sequence ATGCCACGGGAGAAGGGGCGCAAGGTCGTCGCCTCCAACCGCCGGGCGCGGCACGACTACGCCATCCTCGACACGTACGAGGCGGGCATGGCGTTGACCGGCACCGAGGTCAAGTCGTTGCGCGCCGGCCGGGCGTCGCTGGTCGACGCGTTCGCCCAGGAACGCGACGGCGAGCTCTACCTGCACGGGATGCACATCCCGGAGTACGTCCAGGGCACCTGGACCAACCACGAGCCCCGGCGCACCAGGAAGCTGCTGCTCAAGCGGCTGGAGATCGACCGGCTGATCGGCAAGACCCGGGAGAGCGGGCTCACCATGGTGCCGTTGCAGGTGTACTTCTCCGACGGCTGGGCCAAGGTGGAGATCGGCCTGGCCAAGGGCAAGAAGGCGTACGACAAGCGCCAGGATCTGGCCAAGCGGGACGCGGACCGGGAGATCGCCCGGGCGGTGGGTCGGCGAGGCAAGGGGCGGGACGACTGA
- the ftsX gene encoding permease-like cell division protein FtsX, with the protein MRVKYVLSEVLVGLWRNVTMTIAMIITMAVSLTMLGASGLMYRQVADMKDLYYENIEVSIFLKTDVPAEQRESLQAKLDGDPLVKEVVYVDKQEAYERFQRMYADAPDLVKAVQADVLPESFRLTLNDPEQYRTIYDQYKDTEGVDEIVDQSALLDKIFNILTAIQNIALAAAAVMAIAALLLVANTIQVAAYSKRREVAVMKLVGASNWFIQAPFVLEAVVAGLIGSILGLLALVGAKQFLFDGSLQDLQGLLSPVTWGDILVLFPLMAGVGALVSAITAWVTLRFYLRV; encoded by the coding sequence ATGCGCGTGAAGTACGTGCTGTCCGAAGTACTGGTCGGACTGTGGCGCAACGTGACCATGACCATCGCGATGATCATCACGATGGCGGTCTCACTGACCATGCTCGGCGCCAGCGGTCTGATGTACCGCCAGGTCGCCGACATGAAGGACCTCTACTACGAGAACATCGAGGTCTCGATCTTCCTCAAGACCGACGTGCCCGCCGAGCAGCGGGAGTCGCTCCAGGCCAAGCTGGACGGCGACCCGCTGGTCAAGGAGGTCGTCTACGTCGACAAGCAGGAGGCGTACGAGCGCTTCCAGCGGATGTACGCCGACGCGCCGGACCTGGTGAAGGCGGTCCAGGCCGACGTGCTGCCCGAGTCGTTCCGGCTCACGCTGAACGACCCCGAGCAGTACCGGACGATCTACGACCAGTACAAGGACACCGAGGGTGTCGACGAGATCGTCGACCAGAGCGCCCTGCTCGACAAGATCTTCAACATCCTGACCGCGATCCAGAACATCGCGCTGGCCGCCGCCGCGGTGATGGCGATCGCCGCCCTGCTGCTGGTCGCGAACACGATCCAGGTCGCCGCGTACAGCAAGCGGCGTGAGGTCGCGGTCATGAAGCTGGTCGGCGCGTCCAACTGGTTCATCCAGGCGCCGTTCGTGCTGGAGGCGGTGGTCGCCGGTCTGATCGGCTCGATCCTCGGCCTGCTGGCCCTGGTCGGCGCGAAACAGTTCCTCTTCGACGGGTCGTTGCAGGATCTCCAGGGCCTGCTCTCCCCGGTCACCTGGGGCGACATCCTGGTGCTGTTCCCGCTGATGGCCGGCGTCGGCGCGCTCGTCAGCGCGATCACCGCCTGGGTCACCCTCCGCTTCTACCTGCGGGTCTAG
- the ftsE gene encoding cell division ATP-binding protein FtsE translates to MIQLEQVTKTYPKASRPSLDNVSVSIEKGEFVFFIGPSGSGKSTIIKLLLHEVTPSKGRVIVNSKDVTSMRSWKRPHFRRSIGCVFQDFRLLPNRTAYENVAFALEVIGKTKAVARRVVPEVLELVGLGGKEHRYPHELSGGEQQRVAVARAFVNRPLILLADEPTGNLDPDTSIEIMRLLDRINRTGTTVVMVTHDSNIVNQMRRRVVEIESGRIVRDQARGVYG, encoded by the coding sequence GTGATTCAGCTTGAGCAAGTGACGAAGACGTACCCGAAGGCGTCCCGCCCGTCGCTCGACAACGTGTCCGTCTCGATCGAGAAGGGCGAGTTCGTCTTCTTCATCGGGCCTTCCGGCTCCGGCAAGTCCACCATCATCAAGCTTCTGCTGCACGAGGTCACGCCGAGCAAGGGGCGGGTCATCGTGAACAGCAAGGACGTCACGTCGATGCGGTCCTGGAAGCGACCGCACTTCCGGCGTTCCATCGGCTGCGTGTTCCAGGACTTCCGGCTGCTGCCCAACCGCACCGCGTACGAGAACGTGGCGTTCGCGCTGGAAGTGATCGGCAAGACCAAGGCGGTGGCCCGCCGGGTCGTGCCCGAGGTGCTGGAGCTGGTCGGTCTCGGCGGCAAGGAGCACCGGTACCCGCACGAGCTCTCCGGCGGTGAGCAGCAGCGGGTCGCCGTGGCCCGGGCGTTCGTGAACCGGCCGCTGATCCTGCTGGCGGACGAGCCGACCGGAAACCTGGACCCGGACACCTCCATCGAGATCATGCGCCTGCTGGACCGGATCAACCGCACCGGCACCACCGTCGTGATGGTCACGCACGACTCCAACATCGTCAACCAGATGCGCCGCCGCGTCGTCGAGATCGAGAGTGGCCGCATCGTGCGAGACCAGGCCCGCGGCGTCTACGGCTGA